From a region of the Nothobranchius furzeri strain GRZ-AD chromosome 12, NfurGRZ-RIMD1, whole genome shotgun sequence genome:
- the LOC139062057 gene encoding E3 SUMO-protein ligase ZBED1-like, whose product MKISDDDPAYSVRFKAAFTKDLNQRRENINLEWLKVATALDPRFKDLKCLPRAEREPVWGKLRELVKEQEPTLKPLREENPEPPKKKRALLLMGSDSDSDEETPVDNTVEKYKVEPSANLDQCPLKWWSEHTAVYGKMAHIARKYLGTPATTVPCERLFSLAGHTVLCRREDLVCHQTM is encoded by the exons ATGAAGATCTCAGATGATGATCCTGCCTATAGTGTGCGATTCAAGGCTGCCTTCACCAAGGACCTCAACCAGCGAAGGGAGAACATAAACCTGGAATGGCTTAAG gtGGCGACTGCCTTAGATCCACGATTTAAGGACCTCAAGTGCTTGCCCAGAGCAGAGAGGGAGCCGGTGTGGGGAAAGCTACGTGAGTTGGTGAAGGAACAAGAACCTACTCTGAAGCCACTCAGGGAGGAGAACCCTGAGCCACCCAAGAAGAAAAGAGCCCTTCTACTAATGGGATCAGACTCAGATTCAGATGAGGAGACACCAGTAGACAACACTGTGGAGAAGTACAAGGTAGAGCCCAGTGCCAATTTAGATCAGTGTCCACTGAAGTGGTGGTCGGAACACACTGCTGTGTATGGTAAGATGGCCCACATTGCCCGTAAATATTTGGGGACTCCTGCCACAACTGTCCCATGTGAgagacttttttctttagcaggccatactgtattgtgcagaagagaagatctagtttgtcaccagacaatgtga